The stretch of DNA AGGAGCTCGGCAACCTGATCGTCTTCTACGACGCCAATGAGATCTCCATCGAGGACGACACCAAGATCGCCCTCACCGAGGACACCGCCAAGCGCTACGAGGCGTACGGCTGGCACGTGCAGCACGTCGACGGCGGCGAGAACGTCGCGGGGATCGAGGACGCGATCGCCGCGGCCAAGGCCGTGACCGACCGCCCGTCGATCATCGTGCTGCGCACCGTGATCGCGTTCCCGGCTCCCAGCAAGATGAACACCGGAGCCGCGCACGGCAGCGCGCTCGGCGCCGACGAGGTCGCCGCCACCAAGGAGGCCGTCGGCTTCGACCCGACCAAGAGCTTCGACGTCGCCGACGACGTGATCGCGCACACCCGCGGCCTCGCCGGTCGCGCGGCCGCCGTACGCGCCGAGTGGCAGAAGGGCTTCGACGCGTGGGCCGCGGCTAACCCGGAGAACAAGGCGCTGTTCGACCGCCTGCACGCGGGCGAGCTGCCGCAGGGTTGGACCGACGCACTCCCGACGTGGGAGGTCGGTGACAAGGCCGTCGCGACGCGTTCGGCGTCGGGCAAGGTCCTCGGCGCGCTGGCGCCGATCCTGCCCGAACTGTGGGGCGGCAGCGCCGATCTCGCGGGCTCGAACAACACGACGATGGCCGGTGAGCCGTCGTTCGGTCCCACCGCGATCGCGACGTCGACGTGGGATGCGCAGCCGTACGGCCGCACACTGCACTTCGGTGTGCGTGAGCACGCGATGGGGTCGATCCTCTCGGGAATCGTCCTGCACGGTCCCACCCGCGCGTACGGCGGCACGTTCCTGCAGTTCGCCGACTACATGCGTCCGGCCGTCCGTCTGGCCGCACTGATGGAGATCGACCCGATCTACGTGTGGACCCACGACTCGATCGGCCTCGGCGAGGACGGCCCGACCCACCAGCCGGTGGAGCACCTGGCCGCGCTCCGCGCGATCCCGAACCTCGACGTCGTCCGCCCGGCCGACGCCAACGAGACCGTGTACGCCTGGCGTCACGTGTTGGGCCGCCGGAACCATCCGGTCGGTCTGGCGCTGACCCGTCAGAACGTCCCGATCCTCGCTGGCACCTCGTACGAGGGCGTCTCCCGCGGCGGCTACGTGCTCGCCGACACCGACGGCGCC from Gordonia humi encodes:
- the tkt gene encoding transketolase, whose translation is MPITDEIRALTRPVHPSDWTEVDTKSVDTARILAADAVQKCGSGHPGTAMSLAPLAYSLYQRVMRHDPTDPSWVGRDRFVLSCGHSSLTQYIQLYLGGFGLELGDLEALRTWGSLTPGHPEFRHTKGVEITTGPLGQGLASAVGMAMAARRERGLFDPQAPAGESPFDHHIYVIASDGDIEEGVTSEASSLAGTQELGNLIVFYDANEISIEDDTKIALTEDTAKRYEAYGWHVQHVDGGENVAGIEDAIAAAKAVTDRPSIIVLRTVIAFPAPSKMNTGAAHGSALGADEVAATKEAVGFDPTKSFDVADDVIAHTRGLAGRAAAVRAEWQKGFDAWAAANPENKALFDRLHAGELPQGWTDALPTWEVGDKAVATRSASGKVLGALAPILPELWGGSADLAGSNNTTMAGEPSFGPTAIATSTWDAQPYGRTLHFGVREHAMGSILSGIVLHGPTRAYGGTFLQFADYMRPAVRLAALMEIDPIYVWTHDSIGLGEDGPTHQPVEHLAALRAIPNLDVVRPADANETVYAWRHVLGRRNHPVGLALTRQNVPILAGTSYEGVSRGGYVLADTDGAPDVVLIGTGSEVELAVAARETLAGEGVAARVVSMPCLEWFDEQDADYRESVLPTGVPRVSVEAGIAMPWHAVVAGGAIVSLEHYGASAPYGTLYEEFGITADAVAAAARGLLGR